The DNA window GTGCCGCAACTCAGTCCTGGGAAAACTTGGGAAGGCGCCGGCGGCGCCATTTTGTTTGCAGTGATTGGGTCCTGGGTGACGTTTGCGCTGCTGCGGCCGTGGTTAATACCGGATGCGGGATCCGGCCCGATGCCGTGGCAGTGGATCACATACGGCGTGATCGTAAGTATTATCGGGATGCTCGGGGACTTAGCAGAGTCCCTGTTGAAGCGGGAAGCAGGCCGAAAAGATTCCAGCACCTGGATGCCGGGGCTAGGCGGAGTGCTCGATGTGCTGGATTCCATTTTGCTTGCTGCCCCAGTGACCTACCTTTGTTGGGCCATGGGTCTCGTGCGTTGATATTTCAAGCCGCGGCTTATTTGCAGCCAACTTTTCGCAGTATTTGCGTACGAATTACGGCTGTAAGAAGGGATGTCTCAGCCGCGTGCAGCGTCACTGGCTGTGGTCGTTATAACATGGGCTGACTTTCAAAATCTTCATAATGCGGAAGACCGCAGCATTGTGCGTTAACAGCCGGATCACGATATGCCACCTCGATCCCGCGCATTTTAAGTCCAGTTCTTTCTTCATTCTTGAAGCCGGCTGCGGAAGGCCGCAACAGTTTTTTCTTGAAATATCATTTGGTTGGGAATGTCAAACTCTTGTCGCACTACTTTTTAAAATAAACTCGACACATACGGACAGTCTTGTATAGGTAGTGCTCCAAACCAATCTTCAACATTTGAGCCATTGGTCCAAGTTTACATTTCGATGCCAGGTTAGCTCATGGAAACTTCGTCGGAACTCATGAAATGGGTGGGCTGGCAGATTCTGGATTTGTCCCCCCCGGATATCCCATGCCTTACATCGGTTGACAACAACCCGGTCGACCAGATCGAAATCTTGTGGACTACATTGCTTGATCATGTTCCCTGTGCTATTGCGGTTGTGGATCTAGCGAACAAGTTGACCCGTTTCAACCGTAAATTTTGCGCATTGGTGGGCTATTCCCCAGTGGAATTGACCAATCGCCAATTGGGCGAACTGGTTCACATTCTTGGGCAACGTTCCGAAGGTACATCAATCGATGGAGCAGTTGGCTTTCCAAGCCTTTGTACGGAAGGCGAACAGGTTTGTGTCCTTATGAAAGCCGATGGGTTGACAACCTGGTGCCGCCGAACCATCGTTCCGTGCGGCGAGCAAACAAAAAAATCGGGCTGGATTATCTGCTATTTTGAAGAGTTGACCGATTCGACCGATGCGTTGCAGATTCTGGTCGAATCACACAAGCGGTTTGTAGAGCGCCAAAGTGCGCAAATGGAAATGCTGGGAGCCGAGTTGCAAACCGTCGAACGGCTGGCAACTGAAATAAAGGGAGAGCAAGCCATACTGCTGGAACGGCAGATAAATCAATTGATGGGCTGGCTTGCTCCATTGCGACAATCTGGCTCCGTGGACGATTCTACGGGAATGCTCGTCGAATCTGCCTACCGTTCGGCAGCGCAACTTCAACAATTGGTCGCAGTGAGCGGTGGTTGATCATGTTCCTGCTGAAAGACTTGCAAAATTGGTAAAATCGTCCAATTCCGTTCTTTCACTTCCACTCCGATTGCGTCTTGGTTCCGCAAGTTATTGTCCCGTAATAACTTGCGCAATTACTCTTCCAATTCATGGCCATTGGGCTAACGTGCGAGTATAGTTTTGTGTCGGGCGATGGGTTCATCGCCCCAAATATTTTTGGCCACTGCACGGCGAAACATCCGGTCGTTTCGACGAATTCCAGGAAACATCTGGCATTTGTCGCTGATCCGATCACGCCCCCGCAGGCTTCCATTGAGCCGGCTTCGGCAGGCTGATGACACAAAACACCATCTCGGTCCTCGATTCCAGGACTCTGCTTTCGCTATTTGGGCCGCGCGACCAGCATTTGCGGAAAATCCGTTCTGCCTTGGGCGTGGAAATCTCGGCGCGGGACGGCCGCATTCGCATCGAAGGCGATGATTCCGCCGTTCTGCGCGCGACGGATGTGTTTGAAGAACTGCGTGCCGTGGCCGATCAACACGGCGCCGTGGCTG is part of the Pirellulales bacterium genome and encodes:
- a CDS encoding PAS domain S-box protein yields the protein METSSELMKWVGWQILDLSPPDIPCLTSVDNNPVDQIEILWTTLLDHVPCAIAVVDLANKLTRFNRKFCALVGYSPVELTNRQLGELVHILGQRSEGTSIDGAVGFPSLCTEGEQVCVLMKADGLTTWCRRTIVPCGEQTKKSGWIICYFEELTDSTDALQILVESHKRFVERQSAQMEMLGAELQTVERLATEIKGEQAILLERQINQLMGWLAPLRQSGSVDDSTGMLVESAYRSAAQLQQLVAVSGG